GAAGTTTCGAAGGCTTTCTTGGCGCTCTCATACCCGGCGTCCTGAATCCAGAGCTTGGTTGTGATGAACAGCTCCTCCCGAGGGATGTTGCTCCCCCGAATGGCCGCGCCCACCGCTTCCTCGTTGAAATAGGCGGCGGCAGTGTCGATGAGACGGTAGCCCACCGAGAGGGCGTCGCGCACCGCCTGCTCACAGACGGCGGCCTCCGGCACCTGGAACACTCCGAAGCCCTCCAGCGGCATTTTGACGCCGTTTGACAAAGTGACGTACTCCATCATAAATTCCTCCTGTCTTGCATTGCATGGTTTACACTCGCGATTTCATTATGCTATAATGAGATTGGAGCGTAGCCTTTTCTTTACAATTCTCAGTATAACACGCTTAATTTGTGATGAACACTACATGATTTTTATACTGCATAAGCGCTCGTTTATGCTAAGGAGGACACATGGACATTACGGCCCTGGAATACTTCAAGATCATCGCGGAGAGCGGTTCTCTGACAAAGGCCGCGCAGCAGCTCCATATCACCCAGCCGGCCATGAGCGCCATGCTCAAAAAGCTGGAGGAGGAATTGGAGGTGGAGTTGTTTGACCGTAGCCCGAATCGAATCCATCTGAACAAAGCCGGGGAGGTCGCGCTCGTCCATGTGAATACGATCCTGCGGAACGTGGAGCAGCTGAAAGCCGACGTGCTCAGCGCCGCCCGGCAGATCCAGACTCTCTCCATCGCCTTCTGTGACCCGGGCGTCCGCTGGTTTTCGGTTCCCCGTTTTTCCGTGGCTCATCCGGAAGTCCAGGTAAACGATGACCTTTACGAGGGCGATGACACGGTGGAACTCCTCCGTGAGCGGGTCTATGACTTGATGGTCACACCGCAGAAAATACAGGACGCCCGCATCCAAAGCCTGCCCTTCCTGTCCGATCAGGTGTATCTCTCCGTTCCGGAGGACAGTAATCTGGTGGAACGGGACAGTATTTCCGTTCGGGAGATTCCGGCGCAGGCCCTTCTGTATCCCCAGATCGGCGGGTATTTCCTCTCGCAGATGGAAAAAGTCATCACGGAGGATCATCTGCCCATCACGCTGGTCAAGAACAATTACAACGTCACTCAGCACCTAATCCGCACCACCAATTTCCTCGCCACTATTTCCACCCTGTCTATGGATCTGCGAAACGATGGCCCCCACCGTAGATTGATTCCCATGACCGACCCGGAGTTGAACGTGCTCTATTATATCTCCTATCTAAAAAACAACCGGGAGAAGGTGAGGGTGTTCCTGCAATGGGGGAAGGATTGCAACGACCAAAATGAGGAGGATCGTAGATGAATCAGAACATTTTGTTTCGGCCATGTACCCAGGATGATCTCGATGTCCTTCAGGATTTCTCCAGACGGACTTATTTTGAGACCTTCGCGGAGCAGAACACGCCGGAGAATATGGCCACATATTTGGATGACGCCTTTGAGACGGAAAAGCTACGGAGGGAGCTGGAGGACGCAAATTCCGCGTTTTACTTCCTGTACTGCGGCGAAACACTGGCAGGCTATCTGAAGCTGAACGAGGCCCCGGCCCAGACGGATCTCCACGACTCCGATTCCCTGGAGATCGAGCGGATCTATGTGGGAAAGGAATTTCAGGGGATGGGCCTGGGACGGTGCCTGATGGAACATGCCATTTCCACTGCCGTACAGCGGGGAAAGGCATTTGTTTGGCTGGGTGTGTGGGAGAAAAACACAAAAGCACTCGCCTTCTATCGGAAGAACGGCTTTTACCCCATCGGGACCCATACCTTTGTCATGGGGGATGACCCACAGACCGACTACATCATGCGAAAGGACCTCAAGCGATGAGGGAATATTTCATCCCCGCCTGCGGCGGAGCCGCCATAGAGATGGCAGAGGGCGAGACTGTCACGGTCGTCGATGTGGAGGGCAGTCAGGTGGCAGACTTCTTTGCGGAGCGCGCCGGAGATCCCGGGGAATTCCTCTCTCCGGCGGTCACCATCGACTGCAACGAATCCCTGCGGCTTCATGTTGGGGACTTTCTCTATACCAACCGGTACCGCCCCATGTTCCAGGTGGTCTGCAACGAGGTGGGGGAGCATGACCTTCTCTTTCCCTGCTGCCGTCCGGAGATGTACGACTTTTTCTATCAGAACGGGGACGGGCATCCAAACTGCTACGATAATATCAATCGGGCGTTGGGAGAGCACAGGCCCATCATCCAGCCCGTCAATCTGTTCATGCACACCACGGTAGATGGGACTGGGAAGATCACCATCCACCCGCCGGTGTCGAAAGCTGGAAATAAAATCGTTTTGCAGGCCCAAATGGATGTACGGCTGGGCATCGCGGCGTGCAGCGTGTCTGAGGGGGCGTGCAACAACAGGGTATGTTCACCCATCCGGGTCATCGTAGACAGTCAGGGCCGAAAGATCGTGGAAGAACAGATATAAAAACTCAGGGCGGGCGCCGTTCAGCGCCTGCCCTGTGCTATATCAAAAATTGATTTTCATGCTCAAAGCCGCATATTCAAAATTGGATAAGGCTTGCCCTGCTCGTCATGATCCAGCCGCTCATAGACGCGGAAGCCCATGTGCTCATAGAAGCCAAGGGCCTGGGGGTTTTGCTCGTTGACCGTGACCTCCCGGATGTCGAAGTGCTCCACGCCGTACTGAAAGAGTTCTTTGCCCAGCCCCTGCCCCCGCTCCTCCGGGGCCAGGAACAGCATCTCCAGCTTCTCACCAGCGATTCCCATGAACGCCACAGGGGTCCCGTTTTCACCCCATGCGGCGATTAGATGGGGAACCTCGCGAAGGGCCTGGGGCACATAGGCCTTGATCTCCGCAATCTCCTCGGGGGACAGGAACAGGTGGGTTGCCTGAACGGAGCGCTCCCACACCGCCAGCAGTTGCTCCAGCAGCTGGGGCGTCCGCTCACGCACTTCCTCGATCTTTCTCTGCATATGCTTTCGTTCTCCTTATCGTGTGCCAAACTCACTCCACAAAGGAGCGGCTCAGAATATAAAATTCCTCCTGGCTGGGCTGATGGCGGCGCTCCATGGGAGGCAGCGTGTCATCGTAGTGCCGGGCTTCCTCCTCGGGGATCGCCATCACCGGGCTGTCGGAATAGGTCCACTGGTGACCCGTCAGAGCGCCGGGGATCAGCTCCTTCACCAGCATGGCCGCGGGATACTTCCCGCCCTCCACATGGACCTGAAATTTTTGGCAGCTTTGGAACCCGCGGGAGACATAGTTTGCGGGACTGCCGAAGATGACGATGGCATCGTAGCCCAGTTCCACAGCCTTGGTGAAGGAGTGCTCCATCAGCTGTTTTCCATAGCCTTGGCGTTGCAGGTCGGGTTCCACACAGACGGGACCGAAGGTCAGGATCTTCTTTTCCCGCCCTGTTTCATCCACCAGCTTCGCTTTGGTATACATGATATTCCCGATGATCCGGCCGTCCTCCTCTAGGACGAAGTCCAGCTCCTGGATGAAGTCCTCGTGCTCCCGCATGATATGGACCAGATAATGCTCCACACAGCCAGGCACATAAAGGTTGTAGAAGGCCCGCCGGGTGAGCTCCTCCACCGCCTGGTAATCCCGTTTCACCTCGTTTCGGATTTGCGGCATATCATGTTCCTCCTCTTGAGAAAACTCTGACGCTATCATACAGATCGTGTGCGGAAAAGTCAAGGGATGAGGGTCGGCTGAACCGGAGTGCCTTTCAGCCAAGGCGATAAATCTGTTCTCCGTGCGTGCGGCTGGTTACCGGGGCTTCTGGATAGAGAGGGCAATGTTGTTTACTGCCCTGCAAATTTTGAGTTCTCATTGCAGAAATGGCTTGCATTATTTCCATTCCAGAGTGACAATGCAGACGGTCAGAGAAGAGAAAAATACCTATCCTCTGCTCCGGCGGAACGTGCCGACGGTAAAGGGCGGGAGGCATTTCTGACCACAGTTTCAGCCACAGAGTGACGTGGAGTATATGGAAACAGCGCTTTCAAAGAGTGACGGAAAGCAAATAAAATGGAGCAGAAACGACGCAAAACAAGCGAAAATAATGCGAAAAATCTTTCAATATCTATTTGGGAGGATAGATGACCTATCCATTCCCCTGAAAGTGAAAGCCCGGAAGTCCTTGGGACAGTAGCTTGCGGCGGAAATTCCCCGGTTGAAAAATCCCCGCAAAATCGGGCGTGACCACAGGATTGCCCTCAGACACGAAAAACTTGCTTTTTCTTTCTCCGCATGGTATCATGCAGAAAAATGAAATATCCGGGTATAGCGCAGTTGGTAGCGCGCCAGCTTTGGGAGGATAGATGACCTATCCATTCCCCCAAAAGCGAGAGTCCGGAAGTCCTTGGGACAGTAGCTTGCGGCGGAAATTTTCCGGTTGAAAAATTCCGGCAAAATCGGGCTTGACCACAGCACTGCCCACAGACACGAAAAACTTGCTTTTTCTTTCTCCGCATGGTATCATGCAGAAAATCGAATATCCGGGTGTAGCGCAGTTGGTAGCGCACGTGATTTGGGTTCACGGGGCCGAGCGTTCGAATCGCTCCACTCGGACCAAAAGCTCCTTGGTGCCAATAATGCTCCAAGGGGCTTTTTGCTATTGTCGGGGAGCACATCAAAAATTAATAAGTTTTTACTGCTCCTCGGTATTGTATTACCATTATGCTTTAGCTATAATACATTATAATCTATCTTAAATTTGTGAATATCTATAGCATGTTAAGTCCATTATTTTCCCACTTTTATTGTGAAAGAATGGTTGCATATGAATATACGGATTAGAGAGCAAGCCGGAACAGATTCTGTTAGAAAATTTGACTACCAAATGGCAGTTGCGTTAGACTATTTATTATCTGAAATAGATAGTGATACCATCATCCTTATAGAGACTTTAGAAGATTTTGCGGTTTTTCGCAACCATGGTACCGAATTTGAAGAAATAGAGATTTACCAAGTAAAAACTAAAAATAGCGGTTTATATGAAAAACGAACGTTACTTTCTGATAATGTCCTCGGGAAAATTATTCTAACCGATTTTTATTTTAACTCAAAATCTAAAACGCTAAATATTGTATGCAACACCCCACTTAAAGGTGCATCAACTGAGACTCTCGATAATTTTGTTTTTGAAAACTCATTGACCCCTAAAGAACTTACTGAGTTAAAATTAAATGTAAAGACATATCTAAGTAAAGAATCCGATTTCACAGGTTCCTTAGAATCCTATTGGGGCAAACTTATTTATATCAAATCCTCGTTGCCTTTTTCAGGAAAAGAAGATCGATATAGTGAGACATTAGTTGGAAAAACCAACAGTGTTATTTCCCATTATTTAGGCGATGAAAACCACTCAATCAATCCACAAATTGTTTTTAATACTCTAAGACTTTTGATTGATAAACAGCGGAGAAATAAAATTACTACTTCCGAAATAGATGTTGAAGATGCACTCTCTCAGAAGGGAATCCGCACATCTGATGTTAAAGCAGTAATAGATCAAGCGGCCAAATTTCAACACCTTACCAAGAACGAGATTTTTCAACACGCCTCGCAAATATTTAGTCCTGCCGAATTTTTGGCGATTAAAAGTGAATACCCTACCTTTTTATCCTATCGAGCCAATCTCTCTGACCAAGCTTATCAAGATGCACTCAAAATTCTTCAAGAAGAATATTGGTCCTTAACTGCAAAATATGACTCTCTTGATGAGATTATCCGAATTACTGCTCAAAACTGTTGCCAAAAGATTCCCTATTATAGCCTTGCAATTATACAAATAATGGCAATTGTTATTGTATATAGTTAAGAGGTGAACGTATGAGTATATTTTATAAAAGCCTATTGATACTCGATAAAGGGAAAAATGTTGCAAGGAAAATCGAATTTCAGCCGGGCATTAATATTGTCACCTCGCATCTCAATAGTGTCGGAAAAACATCATTATCTTTGATGCTTTTGCATAGTTTTGGTGCCAAAGTTAGATTCAGCGATAAATGGGACCTATCCAATGTATTTACAAAATTGACCATACAAAAAGATTCAAGTGAAATTGAGATTATCCGGCACAGGGACACTTATACAATTATTACTGGCGACGAAAAATATTATTACCCTCTTCAAAAAAATGGTTATGCAGAAAAACTGTATGAACTGCTGGGCCTCACCATCAAAATCAAGGATAAAAACTCCGATACATACTCTACTGCTATACCCTCACTGTATCTTCTTCCCTATTTCTTATCGCAAACAAAAACTGATGAGGATAGATCAGTTTTTGAGGATTTAAATATGTATTTAAAGTCCGATTTACGTGACGCTTTGTACTACCATGTAGGTGCATTAGATAACCATTATTCTTCCGTTATTCAACAACTGACACAGTCGCGAAAAAAGCTTGAAGAACTACGAAAATCACGTGAAAAGCAAATTTCTGAAATAGAATACTTGGAAAGAAAATTGGCCGAATCTAAAAGCGCAAAGTTAATAGATAGTGATGCTGATTTAGACGCAGATATCGCTGTATACCAGAAATATTCTAAGAAGAAGCAGGATTATTACTCATTGGTTAAGACCCAATCTGATATAAAGCATAAAATCAAGTTGTTGAACGCTACATTAAAAGACAATTTGGTCTATACCGCAAAATTATTAGATGGGGAAGATATTATTTGTCCTGTATGCAACTCAAATATTACTGACTTTATTTCTTCAGCATTAAAGGTTGGAATTGCGGAAAGTGATATAAACACTGAACTTGCCAGTCTGAAGGCCGATTTGCTGAATACTGATAGAAAAATTGCGCTTGCTAAGCCTAAATTAGATGAATTACATCAAGAAATTATGTTGATTGAGCAGCAACGAGAAAATGTTAAGATTACACGTGCCATTATTGTTTGGAATGAAGAGTTGTTGGTTGCAAAGAAAAATTTTGCTGAAATACAGTTGCAGATAGATTCCCTTGAGGCATCAATAAAAGGATACTCAGAGGAAATGAGAAACTATAACGAAAAAAAGCAATCAGCTGATAAAAGTTATCGATCTGCATTTGTCACACTGCTAAATGCAACCAATATCAGTACAGATGGACTCGACATTAGCAGTTTGAATTTATATGATTCTCTACATTTAAGTGGAAGCGAAATTCCTCGGGTAGCAATTTCGCGGTTCTTTTCCTTATTAGAAAGTAAAACTGCTGACAGTATTGTTATGCCTATTATCTTCGACTTTCCAAATTTGGATATGACCGAGGAAAACCTAACAAAATGTTTTCAAGTAATGTGCGAAAAAATTTCTGATACAAAAACTTATCCTCAAAGCTTTATATTCTCTATCAATTGTGAAGAACGAATATCTAAGGCCGGTGCCTCATTAGAGAAAATCAATATTATTGATATAGAGAGTCTTCCCATGGATGATTCCGCAAATCCAAAGCTATTATGCAAACACGATTATAGTGCTTACTCAAAAGAAATTAGTGAGATGATTAATTCTTAAAATAGCATATATCCATTCTTCTCCCCCCAAAACTCCGAACTTGCATTTCGGCATTTTTTGTATGTTCAATTATTGCCGGCCAAGTTCTTTCCGCACCTCATTGTAGTATCTATACACCGTATTCTTATCTACCCCCACCTCTCTTGCAATAAGGCTCTTGCTGGTGACCTCCGGGTGCTCCCGCATATAGGCGGCAATGGCTTTCTTCTTCTCACTGATTCCGTCCGGGATAGCCTCCAGGTCTCCGCTTTCTTTGATGGCCTTAATCTCCGCCCTCATCTGCTCGATCAGCCCAGGCAGGAGCGCCTCACATTCCTCCCGCGTTTTGGCGTACACATTGCGGGAGTGCTTCTTGCCGTCCGGCCACATAGGGGAGTAACGGCCCTCCCAGCAGTTCTCGCTGATCTGGGTGATGCAGCCGGTGCCGGGCTTCCGTTTCCTTCCTACATAGGGCTGGAATGTGGTCATGGCTTGTTTCTCTTGCGGCTCCGCAGGTGATTCCTGCGGAGCCGCTTTTCCTATTTTCTGGTCGATCTTTGCCGCAGCCTCGGACCGCATCGGGTTGGTGATGTGAGTGTAGATGTCCAGCGTAGTGGCCGCCGACACGTGGCCCAGCATGGCGGAGAGGGTCTTCACATCCATCCCGTTTCCCAGAGCGATGGTGGCAAATGTGGTAAGCGTCAAGTAAAGTGACGGGTAGACAGACATGAGAGAATAGTGGTGGAACGTTTTGAGACGTTCCGGCACTATTAACTATTAGGCGGTGTATCCGGATGACGAGCAATGAACTGAAGCACCAGGCAAAGGTTCAGAAATGGGGATTGGCAATACAGGACTGCCGGAGCAGCGGGCTGTCAGTGCGGGAGTGGTGCCGCCAGCGGGGCATCACGCCAACAACATATTACCGATGGGAAAGAGAGGTTCTGTCCGGTATAGGTAGGAAAGACGCCGAGGGACGTTCTGGGGGCACATTTGTAGAACTGCCAGCACCGCAACCATTGCGAAATAATTCGGAACGTACCGCTACACTCAACATCGGGAGTAGCAGCATTGATCTGTATCAGGAAATGGGGCCGGAATTGCTGCGGACTCTGGTGGAGCTGCTGAGACAATGCTGAACGATTTTACCGGAGCAGACAAGGTCTACATCGCCTGTGGATATACAGATCTGCGCAAAGGGATCGATGGTTTGGCCACGATGGTACAGCAGCAGTTTGAACTGGACCCATTCACCAACACACTGTTTCTGTTCTGCGGGCGAAAGCGGGACCGAATAAAAGGGCTGTACTGGGAACGGGATGGCTTCATCCTCCTCTACAAGAGGCTGGAGCAGGGAGCGTACCAGTGGCCGAGGTCCGAAGTTGAGGTGAAGATGCTGACGCCGCAGCAGTACCGCTGGCTGATGGAAGGGCTGAAGATCGAACAGCCCAAAGCGCACAAAGCAGTGACTGGCCTGAGTATGGTATAGCATTGAAAATTGGATGCTATTTTCTCGCAAACCATTGAAAGAACTGGTATTTCAAGGGTTTTTATGTTATAATAAAGATATGAAAAACGAAGTGAACATTACCACAAGCAGCACAGAAATGATGACCATTTCCCGTGCGGAATATGAGTCTCTAAAGGCGGAACGAGACGAACTGAACCAGAAGCTGGACTGGCTGATGGAACAGGTGCGTCTTGCCAAAAAGAAGGTCTATGGGACATCCTCCGAGCAGACGAAGGAGGAGTTGGTTGGCCAGCTGAGTTTCATGTTTGATGAGACGGAAGCATGGCTGTCTACCAGGAGGACTGCCACGAGGGAAACCAGGGTTGCCGCTCATACCCGGCAGAAGCGATCCTCCCGTGTGGAGGAGGTTCTGCCTGAGAACATCCCTGTTGAGGTGGTGGAGCACCGCGTCCCGGAGTCTGAACGTAACTGTCCTGAATGCGGTACGCTCATGACAGAGATTGGGACCGAGGTGCGCCGTACTCTGGTAATGGTCCCTGCCCAGGTGAAGATCCGGGAAGATGTTTATTTTACATACGCCTGCCAGAACTGCAAGCAGACAGGGACGGAAACACCTATCCTGAAAGCCCCCAAAGAGCCTCCCCTGATTTCGGGCAGCTATGCCTCCCCGGAGGCTGTGGCCCATATCATGGTGCAGAAGTTTGTGATGTACGCTCCGCTGTACCGGCAGGAACAGGAATGGAATCGTGCTGGGGTGATGCTCTCCCGGCAGACGATGAGCAACTGGGTGCTGCGGGTGGCGGAGGACTGGCTGCGGCCCATCTATGACCACTTGCACCGGCAGTTGCTTCAGCGCGAGGTTCTCCATGCGGATGAAACAACCTTGCAGGTGCTGAAGTTGGAAGGGCAGACAGCCAGGAGCAAGTGCTATATGTGGCTGTACCGGACTGGCGGAGACGCCGAGCATCCCATAGTTCTGTATGAGTACCAGCAGAACCGGAAGGCGGAGAATGCCGAAGCATTCCTCAAGGGCTTTACGGGCTGGCTCCATGCGGATGGGTATTCCGGCTACCACCGATTGCCGGAGAACATCCGGGTGGTTGGCTGCTGGGCGCATCTGCGGCGAAAGTTTGACGAGGCGGTGAACGCCTTGCCAAAAGAGCAGCAGGTTGGCTGCACGGCGTTGGAGGGACTGCAATACTGTAATATTCTTTTCGCCATTGAAAAGGAACTAGCGGATCTGCCGCCGGAAGAACGTTATATCCAGCGTCTGGCTCGGTCCAAGCCGGTGATGGACGCTTTGTTGGCATGGGCGGAAACGAAGACCGCCCCGCCCAAGTCCTCTTTGGGAAAGGCGCTGTACTATCTGCGGGAGCAGTGGCCATATCTGAAACGCTTTTTAGAGGACGGGCGTCTGGAAATAAGCAACAACCGGGCGGAGCGGAGCATTAAACCCTTTGTGATGGGGCGGAAGAACTGGCTGTTCGCCAATACGGAGGGCGGTGCTCAGAGCAGCGCCATTGTTTACAGTCTGATTGAAACGGCCAGGGAGAATAACCTTGATCCATACCGATATTTGGTTCATGTGTTTTCCAAGGCACCCGGACTGGCAGTTACCGACAAGAACTGGGCCGCAAAGCTGCTCCCGGAAAATATTCCCCCAGAATGTTGTATTACAAAGAAATAGAATATATCTTGTGAAAGCGGGATTGCCATTGGTAAGCCCGCTTTTGCTTTTTCCAATAGGGATTATTGGCACCGCGGTGTGGAAAAACAAGGAAGTTTTGTCCTGTTTTATCCCATGTCGTCTATCTGTCTGATCTTGTCATATTATGGAACTATCTTATGAAAGGTGGTTCTTTTATGGCAAACACAGAAATTTTCCTGCGCAATATTTTTGGTACAACTCGTCCGAATATTCGTCCACTCGTTCTTGCTCTAAACATTACCAATGACCTCTTATTTGAACAGCATATCTCCATGTCCGATATTAAAGCAACGAAACATATTTACCCCGATGTTGCCAGACTGCTTCATAAAAAGCCTGAAACTGTGTACAAGAGCGTGATACGCTTGGCGCATCGCTGCTGGGATGCACTTGTGGAACAAGATTTGGTTCTTTCTTATCTGGGACGCTCTATGAAGCAGGAACCAGATCCCAGCGTTTTTATTACCTATCTAGCTGTCTACATTCAATCCGATATCCCGTTTTTTGAATTCATTGAGCGTGACCCTGGTTTTCTTTTCCGAGACTCGCCTGACATATTCGGAATGTCTGATATTCCGCCTGAATCGACTACAAAGTTGCTGCTGCGCAACAAACCGCTCCTGGTTTCTCAAGCAATGGCTTTTACATCCCCGGCCGGATTGACCACATTTCCTGTCTGTCCCGCGTGTATGGCCACTTT
The sequence above is a segment of the Lawsonibacter asaccharolyticus genome. Coding sequences within it:
- a CDS encoding protease synthase and sporulation negative regulatory, encoding MNQNILFRPCTQDDLDVLQDFSRRTYFETFAEQNTPENMATYLDDAFETEKLRRELEDANSAFYFLYCGETLAGYLKLNEAPAQTDLHDSDSLEIERIYVGKEFQGMGLGRCLMEHAISTAVQRGKAFVWLGVWEKNTKALAFYRKNGFYPIGTHTFVMGDDPQTDYIMRKDLKR
- a CDS encoding acetyltransferase, yielding MQRKIEEVRERTPQLLEQLLAVWERSVQATHLFLSPEEIAEIKAYVPQALREVPHLIAAWGENGTPVAFMGIAGEKLEMLFLAPEERGQGLGKELFQYGVEHFDIREVTVNEQNPQALGFYEHMGFRVYERLDHDEQGKPYPILNMRL
- a CDS encoding acetyltransferase — encoded protein: MPQIRNEVKRDYQAVEELTRRAFYNLYVPGCVEHYLVHIMREHEDFIQELDFVLEEDGRIIGNIMYTKAKLVDETGREKKILTFGPVCVEPDLQRQGYGKQLMEHSFTKAVELGYDAIVIFGSPANYVSRGFQSCQKFQVHVEGGKYPAAMLVKELIPGALTGHQWTYSDSPVMAIPEEEARHYDDTLPPMERRHQPSQEEFYILSRSFVE
- a CDS encoding IS66 Orf2 family protein, giving the protein MLNDFTGADKVYIACGYTDLRKGIDGLATMVQQQFELDPFTNTLFLFCGRKRDRIKGLYWERDGFILLYKRLEQGAYQWPRSEVEVKMLTPQQYRWLMEGLKIEQPKAHKAVTGLSMV
- a CDS encoding transposase IS66, with product MKNEVNITTSSTEMMTISRAEYESLKAERDELNQKLDWLMEQVRLAKKKVYGTSSEQTKEELVGQLSFMFDETEAWLSTRRTATRETRVAAHTRQKRSSRVEEVLPENIPVEVVEHRVPESERNCPECGTLMTEIGTEVRRTLVMVPAQVKIREDVYFTYACQNCKQTGTETPILKAPKEPPLISGSYASPEAVAHIMVQKFVMYAPLYRQEQEWNRAGVMLSRQTMSNWVLRVAEDWLRPIYDHLHRQLLQREVLHADETTLQVLKLEGQTARSKCYMWLYRTGGDAEHPIVLYEYQQNRKAENAEAFLKGFTGWLHADGYSGYHRLPENIRVVGCWAHLRRKFDEAVNALPKEQQVGCTALEGLQYCNILFAIEKELADLPPEERYIQRLARSKPVMDALLAWAETKTAPPKSSLGKALYYLREQWPYLKRFLEDGRLEISNNRAERSIKPFVMGRKNWLFANTEGGAQSSAIVYSLIETARENNLDPYRYLVHVFSKAPGLAVTDKNWAAKLLPENIPPECCITKK